The sequence AAGCCGGGCAACTTTAGCGGCTATATTACTGCTCCCAGTACTCTGATTGATCAACCTTACGGACTAACCTTTCGTGATTGCCGCCTGCTGGCTGAAGAGGGGGTTGGTCAGGGCTCGGTGGCATTAGGGCGCCCCTGGCACCCCACCACAACCTTTGCAGACGGACGTTACGCCAACCCCGATGCCATCGGCAAAACGGTCTTTATCCAGACTTATATGGGCGAGCACATTGCCGCTGAGGGCTGGACTTCCATGGGCGGCACAGCAAAAGACGGTTCCCGTAAGTTATTTACACCGGCAGATGCGCGTTTTTTTGAATCACAAAGCCATGGCCCCGGCGCCGCCGTCAATGGCTCTCGGGCGCAACTGACATCTGCGCAGGCAAGTGAATATGCGCCAGATAAGGTGTTGGGAAACTGGCGGCCCCGGTTGCTGATGGCCACCAGTGATTAAACCTTATGGGGTTGCGTGGGTTAAGGGATAATCCAGCGCCGCCAGTTTATTTTGCAGTAATTGTTCAAAACCCTGCTGATCCTGAACTCCCTCAGGATGCTGAGGCCACTCGGCAAGGATTTGATATTCAATGGTTTGCGTGGCGGGTTTAAACAGCAGTAAATGGTCAAATTCGCTATCCATCTGCTTTTCTACCTGATCCAGCCGGTAGAATATCGCCATACCCAGGTTGTCGGTGTCACCGGCGAGGCTCTGGTTGCCGAAAGTGGCGATATAACCCCATTTATCGCCTTGTTGCTGTAACAGCGGCAATCCGTGCCGGACCAGACCAGTGACCAGACTAGCCACCGGCTCGCTGGTTTTTACCTGGATGCGGGTGGCGCCATCTTTGCCGTGAATATGGTAGTCAGTGCTTACATCAACCATCTGGTTATCCACCTGCCAGCCGTTGTAACTGACATTAAAAACGGCATTCAGTGAGGTGTTCTCCAGCAACTGATAACGGGTTTGCTCCACCTGCTGCATGTGCGCGACCCCGCTATCTGTCAGTCGGCCCAGCGCACCTAAGCCCAGTGCCTTACCGACTTTAAGCAGATCCATGCCCCAGTCGGCCATCTGGTGATAGCTGTCATAGCCATCCTGACCCACCTCTGGCAACACCATTTTATGGGTGGTCTTGCCAAACACATCGATGGCATTGCGCCAGTCCAGATACAGGCGATAGCCCATTCTGTCGTTTTCCCAGCCCGGGCCTTCATAACGCAGATAGTAGGAGTGATCCGTCAATTGCGGCGGCGAGGTAAAGCTGTCCACTGTTTCGAAATCGAAGCCATCGGCCTGATAGACCCTATCTTGCCAGCCACCATTCTGGCGCACCGAGAGTTCGACGTGGGCCAGGTCGGGTAACGCTGAGACCGCTTCAAGACTGAAGCTTTGCTGTTCCCCCGGTGCGACTGTCGCCAGTATACGCAGACGGTCCGCTTGTTTATCGCCATTGCTGTCTATCGCTGCAGCCATCAGATTTTCTGCACTTCTGAAGTATTGGCCATTAGCTGTGCCAGCGGGCAGCGGTATATCCAGCAGTTGTGCTATATCACTGCCCCCGGCCGGATTGCTCAGGGTAACAGTGATCTCGTTGCGGCCATTTTCATTGCTCTGAGGCGGAGGGTTACATCCGGACAACAGGCCAAGTGGCAGCAGGGTTAGTAAGGTTTTATTGATCATAAGTCTGTCCATCAGTCAGTGAGAGTCTGGTTTATTGGCGGTCTGTGGCGTTCAATAGCCCATCAAACCGCTGCCCCTGAATGCTCAGGTTTTCCAATTTGAGCCCTTGCACGTTTTCCAGCACAAAGGGAGTTTGCGCTTCTTTGATATGTACATTTTCGACCCGCACATCGGTCAGTGGCGCATCTTTATAGGCGTGAATTTCAAACACCGTATTGGTTTTTTCCACTTCTATATTGCGAAACAGGATGTCGCGGTACTGTGAAGGATGGCCGCCCTCGATGACACCCGGATAGTTCAGCTGAAACCAGAACAAATCATCGAATTCACCGATGCGCATATTGGTTACCCGGACATGTTCCACCAGGCCGCCCCGATCCAGCGAGCCTTTAAAGCGGATCGCCGCTTTGCCTTTACGCAAGACATTGCGATCAAAATACACATGGCTGATGCCCCCTGACATTTCACTTCCCAGGCCAATGCCGTCTTCGCCACCCATATCGTTGTTGCGTACTACGATATGACGGCTGGGCCTGGCAATATTGCGGCCATCCCGATCCCGACCCGACTTGATGACTACGGCATCATCGCCGGTTCTGAACCAACTGTCTTCCACCAGGGCATAGGTGACGGAGTCCAGATCAACGCCGTCATTGTTGGAAAAATGGCTGTCGACACGAATGCCCCTGACGGTGGCGTGATCGGTATAAATAAGGTGGTTGACCCAAAAAGGTGAATTCAGACTGGTGTAATTCTCCAGTAACACACGCTTTGCGCCGATAAACTGCACCAGACTCGGGCGTAAATAGGTTCCATCGCCGAACTGGCGCTGTGCCAGCGGAGTTTGGTCAATGCCCATACGACGAAGTTGTTGCATATTCTGCTGTTGTTTCTGATACCAGTCGTGGAATTCGCTCTGAGGGTTACCATCAATACTGCCAGTGCCTGTAATCGCCACATCTGTCACGTCCCGGGCATAAACCAGCGGTGAGTAGCCATACATTTCGGTGCCTTCCCAGCGGGTTTTAACCACCGGCAGATAGTCGCTGGCATCGGCAGAGAACAGCAATCTGGCACCCTTTCGCAAATGCAGTTCGATTTTGCTTTGCAGTACTACCGGCCCGGCACTAAGCCATACGCCTTCCGGCAACACCAGTTTACCGCCGCCTCTGGCAACGAGATCCTCAATAGCTGCCATGATTGCCGGCCGGTCATTCTGCCTGCCATCTCCTTTGGCGCCATAATCAAGGACATTGACTTCTCTATCCGGGATCACTGGTAACTGAATCTGTGTGACGATATCTTCAATCTCCTTATCAATATTATCCGCCAGCGCCGATCCGCAGTTCAGACACATGGCTAGCAGTACCAGCAGTCCGGCGTACAGAACACGGGGTGGCTGCTGCGTGGAAAGTATTCTGAAATCTTGCATGACAATATCCTTCAACACTCAACAAAAAAAGCCCGGCAGCCTGCTCGTACTTAACAGCACGGCGAGACTGCTGGGCGTTAACAGGATATAGCCTGTTACATGGTATAACGGGCACCGAAGAAGAACTGTCTGCCGGTATGGTTATACTCACGCATCAGGTCCAGGCTGCCGTCACCGGTAGTGAACAGACGTTCGTACTCATCGGTCAGGTTGATGACCTCCAGAGTCAGGGTCAACTGTTCGTTGAGATTATAAAAGGCGGTAAAGTCCACGTGCGTGGGGCCGGTGGTGCCGTGTTCGGCGTTGCCGTTACTGCCACTGTAATCGGTAATATAGTCATCCCTGGTGTTGGCCGAGATCCTGGCACCATACTGGTCCTGTTCGTAATACAGGGTGAAGTTATAGGAGTTCTCAGACAGCCCGGTAATTTCACCGGATGACACCTGGGTATAGTTAGCCACGACCCCGAAACCGTCCAGACCCTCTGGCAGGAAGGTAAAGGGTTGCTGATAAATCAGTTCATAGCCACGCAAGTCCGTGCCTTCCCCGTTTACCGGTACATTGTGGGTATAGGGCACTACACGTGGGTCCAGTGCGATCTGAGGATCGTACTGAGGGTCGTTATCGATAAAGGGCAGATAGGCGGGATCAACCAGCCGCTCTTCGGTTGAACTGGTGATAAAGGTTTCTATATCCTTGTAAAACACGGTGGCAGCAAACAGTGCTTCGTCGTCGAAGTACCATTCAAAGCTGACATCCACATTGTTTGATACGAAGGGGTCCAGAAACGGGTTACCGGCACTGACGGTACCATTAATATAAGAGAAAGACGGGTTACCCGGGTTCAGTGAACTGAGGCTGGGGCGGGTCATAGAGCGGGAGACACCCAGGCGCACCACCATCTCGTCGGTGGCATCCAGTGCCAGGTTCATGGCCGGCAGGAAGTTGCTGTACCCGTTGGTGATGCTGACTTTGTCCTGCTGAATAAACCCTGAAGAAGTGGTGTCTGTTTTTACATAGCGGATACCAAAATTGGCGCGCAGAATCATATCGGCAATGTCATATTCAGAATTAAATTCCAGATAACCCGCCAGGGTTTCTTCTTCCACTTCCCAGCTCTGTGCACTGCGTGGCGACCAGGTTTTGTCCAGCAGTTGCGACTCAATCTGGCCAAAGTCGGCAACAATAAAGCGATCCAGCGGGCCGTCAAAGCCGTTGCCAAAATCGGAATAGGGTAGCGGTTGCGTGAAACCTACAGCGGAGGCCTGATCAGGGAAACCATTGATTTGTTCTTCACTGTAACTGACCACACGATTGTTAAATGCCAGCCCGGTTTTGATCACCACATCATCACTGTAATAGGTTAAATCCAGTTTGGCGGTATCGTTGTCGCGCACCACATCGGTGGCGCGCAGACGGCCATCGGAGAGGTCATACAGGCTTTCATCATTGGTGTCGTAGCCATATTCCAGCGTCGGTACATTGGCGTTGTTACTGAAATCAAAACCGTAAACATGGGGCGTATTGTTGGTCATGTTGTAGCGGTATTGTTCTGAACGGGCATCAGATTCAGCAGTACCCAGCAGCGCCTTGAGTGTGAGGTTGTCGCTGACAAAGAAGTCACCGGATAATACGTACTGGCTGAAATCTGTCGATGATATCTGCTGACGACTTTCAATCCTGGATTTAATTCCGTCGTAACGTCCTGCCAGCACCTGTTTGCCATTCGGATGGATAGTGATATCTAAAGGGGTGATTTCACTGAAGGTGCTTCTGAACATCTCGAAGAAGTTGTACATGGTACGTTCGTTGTCCAGTGTCGACTGCAGGGCATCGAAGGTGATCAGTACCGCATCAGAGGGCGCATACTGAAACGATGCTGTCATGCCCAGGCGTTCCTGTTCATTACCGAAAAAATCGGGGCGCGGTAAACGCGGTGTCCACAGACAATTTATCGGATCCACGGCAACGCCGTCGTTCTGACAATCCCCCACATTGGCAGTGCCGGATACATTGGTGTTGCTGGTATCGGCAAAAACTCCGCCACCGTCTCTGACCGGAGTGGTCCAGCGCACGGTGCCAAATCCTTCCTGACGCACGGTTCGCTCTGACATCGCCACAGAAAACAGGGCGCCGAAGGTGTCATCGGCAAAGGTATTGCTGACCATCAGAGCCAGACGTGGGTCAGTTTTCTCTGTCACATCGTTGTAGCCACCCTGAGCAGAAGCGGCAACGTGAAAGCCGGTGTCATCCAGCGGCTTGGCAGTATATAAGTCTACGGTACCGGCAATCCCGCCTTCCTCCATCGAGGCGGTGGGAGACTTCTGAATATCAACCCGGTTAAAAAGCTCCGAGGCAAACACGTTGTAATCGAATGCACGACCGTTATTGACACCACCACCTGAGTCGGTGCCATCGGTACTGGCAGGGACTTCCATGCCGTTTAAGGTGGAACGGGTAAAAGAGGGGCCAAGACCACGCAGGGTAATCTGGCGGCCCTCACCCCCTTCACGGGAAATTGCCACACCCGGCACCCGTTGCAGAGACTCTGCAATGTTCAGATCCGGAAATTTACCAATATCTTCTGCGGCAATGGACTCTCTGGCATTGACTGATGAGCGTTTGGTCATCAGGGCTTTGGAGAGCGACCCCCGAAAGCCCGATACTTCAATCACTTCCATGGCTTCTTCTTCGGCTTCCTGCTGTGGCGCTTGTTGGGCCAAAGCAAAAGGTACAGTGTGCGTGCCCAGTACCAGGCAGATACAGCTAAGTAGTTTGTTACGCTGAAATTTAGGATACATATGTCACCTCTTGAGTGCTTTTATTGTGTCAGAGTCCGTCGCAAAAAATAGTACGGCGCCTCGTGCTATTTTTTGCCACCGGTAGCAAAAAGTTGTTGACAAATTGCTACCGGTGGCAAAGAATTTTAAAACCTTGTGGGGTTTATGTAAACAAAATGTAATGAGCAGAGTAGGTGATGAAATAAAAAGCTCAAATGCTTTGAGAGAAAATCTCCAAATATGAATAAAAAATTTTATATCTGAATTCTTTTCTCTGGTTTTCTTGAACACGGCCCGGCCGTTGTTAATCTCAAAAGCCCAATCAGATGAATGCAAAAAGGGAGCAACCAATGCAAGCGAGTTTTTCTTTGCAAGGTAAAAAAGCACTGGTAACCGGTGCCAGCCGCGGGCTGGGGCAGGCTATGGCGGTGGCATTGTCAAAGGCGGGTGCTCAGGTAGTGTGTGCCAGTTCCCGGGCTAAGGGTTGTGAACAGACGCTTTCCATCATCAGGGCGGCAGGCGGTGAGGGCAAAGAGGCCGTCGCCGATCTGTCTGACAGTGCCGCAGTTGAAAAGCTGGCGCAGCAGGCACAGGGGGCCTGGGGAGGCATCGATATTCTGATCAATAACGGTGGCACCATTTTCCGCAGCCCGGCCATCGACTATCCGATGCAGGAGTGGAGGCGGGTGTTACAGGTCAATCTGGATGCGGCCTTTGCCCTTTGCCAGACAGTAGGTCGTGGCATGCTGCAGCGGCAACAGGGCAAGATAATTAATATTGCTTCGATGTTGTCTTTCAGTGGTGGCATGACAGTGCCCGCCTATACCGCCAGCAAGCACGCTATTGCCGGACTGACCAAAGCGCTGGCCAATGAATGGGGACAACATAATGTCCAGGTTAATGCCATCGCGCCGGGATACTTCAAAACTGACAATACTGCCGCTCTGCAGCAGGACAAAGTACGTAACGAAGAAATCCGCTCACGTATTCCGGCCGGACGCTGGGGTGAGCCTGAGGATTTAGCCGGTGCCGCGGTGTTTCTTGCCAGCCCCGCCAGCGATTATGTGAACGGTCATATTCTGGCCGTCGACGGCGGCTGGCTGGCGCGCTAACAGGCGCCCGTAAAAAAGAATTCAATGCAACGGATTGCCAAATTACAGGAAATTAACAATGACTGAATACGATGTACGATATGCCATAGGCCAGCAAGAAGTGAAAGGCTATGACACCGGGCAATTGCGGGAGGCCTTCCTGGCTGAAAAGCTGATGCAGGCGGGAAAAGTGTACTGGGTGTACAGCCACTATGAGCGGTTTATGCTGGGCAGTGCCGTTCCGCTGGCAACGCCTTTGTCTCTGGAAAGCATCGATCCCCTTAAGGCGGATTTTTTTCTCGCCAGACGGGAACTGGGCGTGATCAATGTTGGCGGTGATGGCTATGTGATAGCAGACGGCGAGCATTTCGAACTGGCCCGCGAGGAGGCGCTGTATCTGGGGCAGGGTAACAAAGAGGTGAGCTTTCACTCAATGGATAAAGACAAGCCGGCCCGGTTCTACCTCAACTCCGCGCCGGCACATCATGCTTATCCGAACTGCAAAATAGGTAAGCAGGACGCCAATGTTTTGCATCTTGGCAGTCAGGCGACCTCCAATGAACGGGATATTAATCAACTGATTATCAATAAGGTGGTACAAACCTGTCAGCTACAGATGGGGCTGACCCGGCTCAAATCAGGCAGTGTCTGGAATACCATGCCGGCGCATCAGCATGACCGTCGCAATGAGGTGTATTTCTATTTTGACTTGGAGGCTGAACAGGGCATTTGTCACTTTATGGGAGAACCCAGACAGACCCGGCATATCTGGGTTGCCAATGAACAGGCGGTGCTGTCACCGCCCTGGTCGATTCATTGCGGAGTTGGCACCGGCAGTTATGCCTTTATCTGGGGCATGGCGGGCGAAAACCTCGACTATGACGACATGGATAAATATCCGCCAGACCAGCTGCGCTGATAATCGGGTGAACAGAATGATAGTGCGCAAACTGATACCGAGCCTGCTGATTTTAACTCTGCTGAGTGCCTGCAAAGTCCAGGATGACCGGGTGATACTGCGCCTGGGCCATGCACTGGATACTCAGCACACGGTACACAAAGCCATGCAGCATTTTGGTGAGCGTCTGCAGCAGTATTCCGATGGTCAGATGCAGGTGATGATTTATCCCAGCAGCCAGCTGGGCTCGGAACGGGAAATGGTGGAACTGCTGCAAATTGGCAGTCTGGCGATGACCAAAGTGTCGGCCAGTCCCCTAGAGGGCTTTGTGCCGCAAATGAAATTGTTCAGTATTCCCTACGTGTTTCGTGACCGCGAGCATTTCTGGAAGGTTCTTGACAGCGATATTGGTCAGCAGATCCTATCCGGGGTTGAAAAAATGCGTCTCAAGGGCCTGGCGTATTACGATGCCGGCAGCCGCAGCTTTTATACCAATGATGTGCCGGTGCATAGCCCGGAAGACCTCAAAGGCCTGAAGATTCGGGTGTTAAACAGCCCCACTGCAGTAAAGACGGTTCAGGCTCTGGGTGGTTCAGCCACACCGGTGTCCTGGGGTGAACTCTATACTGCATTGCAACAAGGGGTGGTGGATGGCGCCGAAAATAACCCGCCGAGTTACTATCTTTCCCGGCACTACGAAATTTCCCGTTACTACAGCCTCGATGAACACACCTCTGTGCCGGACGTGATCCTGGCCAGTAAAGCAGTGTGGGACGGACTCACGCCCGAGCAGCAAGGCTGGGTGGAGCAGGCCATGGCCGATTCAGTGGAGTATCAGAAGTCGCTCTGGCAGCAGGCATCCGATGAAGCCCTTGAGGCGGTGAAAGCCGCCGGTGTGGAAGTGATTTATCCTGACAAGCAGGCATTTCGGGAAGCTGTGGCGCCTTTTCATGCCTCGCTGGCTGATACCGAAGTGGGCCGGTTAATCCAACGTATCAAGCAGATGTAGGAGTCAGCATGAAGGAATTGATCAAATGGGTGGACAA comes from Lacimicrobium alkaliphilum and encodes:
- a CDS encoding DUF4861 family protein, which gives rise to MINKTLLTLLPLGLLSGCNPPPQSNENGRNEITVTLSNPAGGSDIAQLLDIPLPAGTANGQYFRSAENLMAAAIDSNGDKQADRLRILATVAPGEQQSFSLEAVSALPDLAHVELSVRQNGGWQDRVYQADGFDFETVDSFTSPPQLTDHSYYLRYEGPGWENDRMGYRLYLDWRNAIDVFGKTTHKMVLPEVGQDGYDSYHQMADWGMDLLKVGKALGLGALGRLTDSGVAHMQQVEQTRYQLLENTSLNAVFNVSYNGWQVDNQMVDVSTDYHIHGKDGATRIQVKTSEPVASLVTGLVRHGLPLLQQQGDKWGYIATFGNQSLAGDTDNLGMAIFYRLDQVEKQMDSEFDHLLLFKPATQTIEYQILAEWPQHPEGVQDQQGFEQLLQNKLAALDYPLTHATP
- a CDS encoding glycoside hydrolase family 28 protein, with amino-acid sequence MQDFRILSTQQPPRVLYAGLLVLLAMCLNCGSALADNIDKEIEDIVTQIQLPVIPDREVNVLDYGAKGDGRQNDRPAIMAAIEDLVARGGGKLVLPEGVWLSAGPVVLQSKIELHLRKGARLLFSADASDYLPVVKTRWEGTEMYGYSPLVYARDVTDVAITGTGSIDGNPQSEFHDWYQKQQQNMQQLRRMGIDQTPLAQRQFGDGTYLRPSLVQFIGAKRVLLENYTSLNSPFWVNHLIYTDHATVRGIRVDSHFSNNDGVDLDSVTYALVEDSWFRTGDDAVVIKSGRDRDGRNIARPSRHIVVRNNDMGGEDGIGLGSEMSGGISHVYFDRNVLRKGKAAIRFKGSLDRGGLVEHVRVTNMRIGEFDDLFWFQLNYPGVIEGGHPSQYRDILFRNIEVEKTNTVFEIHAYKDAPLTDVRVENVHIKEAQTPFVLENVQGLKLENLSIQGQRFDGLLNATDRQ
- a CDS encoding TonB-dependent receptor, producing the protein MYPKFQRNKLLSCICLVLGTHTVPFALAQQAPQQEAEEEAMEVIEVSGFRGSLSKALMTKRSSVNARESIAAEDIGKFPDLNIAESLQRVPGVAISREGGEGRQITLRGLGPSFTRSTLNGMEVPASTDGTDSGGGVNNGRAFDYNVFASELFNRVDIQKSPTASMEEGGIAGTVDLYTAKPLDDTGFHVAASAQGGYNDVTEKTDPRLALMVSNTFADDTFGALFSVAMSERTVRQEGFGTVRWTTPVRDGGGVFADTSNTNVSGTANVGDCQNDGVAVDPINCLWTPRLPRPDFFGNEQERLGMTASFQYAPSDAVLITFDALQSTLDNERTMYNFFEMFRSTFSEITPLDITIHPNGKQVLAGRYDGIKSRIESRQQISSTDFSQYVLSGDFFVSDNLTLKALLGTAESDARSEQYRYNMTNNTPHVYGFDFSNNANVPTLEYGYDTNDESLYDLSDGRLRATDVVRDNDTAKLDLTYYSDDVVIKTGLAFNNRVVSYSEEQINGFPDQASAVGFTQPLPYSDFGNGFDGPLDRFIVADFGQIESQLLDKTWSPRSAQSWEVEEETLAGYLEFNSEYDIADMILRANFGIRYVKTDTTSSGFIQQDKVSITNGYSNFLPAMNLALDATDEMVVRLGVSRSMTRPSLSSLNPGNPSFSYINGTVSAGNPFLDPFVSNNVDVSFEWYFDDEALFAATVFYKDIETFITSSTEERLVDPAYLPFIDNDPQYDPQIALDPRVVPYTHNVPVNGEGTDLRGYELIYQQPFTFLPEGLDGFGVVANYTQVSSGEITGLSENSYNFTLYYEQDQYGARISANTRDDYITDYSGSNGNAEHGTTGPTHVDFTAFYNLNEQLTLTLEVINLTDEYERLFTTGDGSLDLMREYNHTGRQFFFGARYTM
- the kduD gene encoding 2-dehydro-3-deoxy-D-gluconate 5-dehydrogenase KduD, with translation MQASFSLQGKKALVTGASRGLGQAMAVALSKAGAQVVCASSRAKGCEQTLSIIRAAGGEGKEAVADLSDSAAVEKLAQQAQGAWGGIDILINNGGTIFRSPAIDYPMQEWRRVLQVNLDAAFALCQTVGRGMLQRQQGKIINIASMLSFSGGMTVPAYTASKHAIAGLTKALANEWGQHNVQVNAIAPGYFKTDNTAALQQDKVRNEEIRSRIPAGRWGEPEDLAGAAVFLASPASDYVNGHILAVDGGWLAR
- the kduI gene encoding 5-dehydro-4-deoxy-D-glucuronate isomerase codes for the protein MTEYDVRYAIGQQEVKGYDTGQLREAFLAEKLMQAGKVYWVYSHYERFMLGSAVPLATPLSLESIDPLKADFFLARRELGVINVGGDGYVIADGEHFELAREEALYLGQGNKEVSFHSMDKDKPARFYLNSAPAHHAYPNCKIGKQDANVLHLGSQATSNERDINQLIINKVVQTCQLQMGLTRLKSGSVWNTMPAHQHDRRNEVYFYFDLEAEQGICHFMGEPRQTRHIWVANEQAVLSPPWSIHCGVGTGSYAFIWGMAGENLDYDDMDKYPPDQLR
- a CDS encoding TRAP transporter substrate-binding protein, with the protein product MIVRKLIPSLLILTLLSACKVQDDRVILRLGHALDTQHTVHKAMQHFGERLQQYSDGQMQVMIYPSSQLGSEREMVELLQIGSLAMTKVSASPLEGFVPQMKLFSIPYVFRDREHFWKVLDSDIGQQILSGVEKMRLKGLAYYDAGSRSFYTNDVPVHSPEDLKGLKIRVLNSPTAVKTVQALGGSATPVSWGELYTALQQGVVDGAENNPPSYYLSRHYEISRYYSLDEHTSVPDVILASKAVWDGLTPEQQGWVEQAMADSVEYQKSLWQQASDEALEAVKAAGVEVIYPDKQAFREAVAPFHASLADTEVGRLIQRIKQM